CTTCCCATGAAATTATATCTCAACCATAACATAAAAAGCCTTCAATAGATGTTTTACTTTCCCTTTGTCTTTCAGTAGGTACGCCCAAGTTCGTCTAGTGTGATCATCTATGAAACTCACAAACTACTTTTTACCATTTATAGTTGCAACCCCAGAAGGTCCCCAAACATCGCTATGGATTAACTTAAAAGGTTTTGTGGCATGGTATTTTTGGGAAGAAAAAGATGAACGCCTGTGTTTAGCCATTTCACAAAATTCACACCGGAAAGAGAATGAACTTTTATCCATAAACAACTGAGGTAACAAGAGTTTCAAATAATGAAAActaggatgaccaagtctatagtgtcataacatgattttattatcaactaGAACAAAGTTCAAACAAGTTGAACTAAAATTTACTGAATTGTGACCATCTTCTAGAAAATAGAGACCTTTAGACTCTCTACCATTGCCAATCATCCTCCCCGAGACCTTGCCCTAAAATACACAtgaaatagagtcaaagatagcACCGAAAATTGAGGTTTTAAGTCAATTTGCTGATGGACAAAAGATTATGAGACAATTTTGGAACATGAAAGACATCAAAAAAAGTCAAAAGGGGGGTTAGTTTCACTGTCCCTTTTCCAACAATTGCTGAGAAGGAACCACAGTAACTTTGACTTTTGTATTTCCtgctgaaagagtgtagatcgCGAAAAGACGAGAATTCCATGCCATGTGATAACTGGCCCCTGAAACTATGATCCAAGAACTTATACCACTTGAATCTATACTAAAATAGAGATGGTACATTACTTGTTTAGGAAAAAGAACAAGTGGGAGTAGAAAGATCATGTTTACTGGTTTGGAGATAAGATTGGAGAAGTTTGTGCAGTAGCTCTAATTGCTCCTTGgtgaatgatgatgttttcagAGAAAATTGCAGCCCTGGTTCTTCGTTTCACCGGTACACTAAAAGGTCTGGCTACCATGGTTGTTTGCACTTTTTTTATTTCAGCTAGGCGATTTCCCATGGATATTCCCGCAAGTCTAATGAGTGTGCCAGTGTTTTTTGCAAAAATCACACCACGGCTTCATTGTTGTTTCAGTCGGAACTTTGTTAACAGAATTCTCAGCTTCTATTGATTTTGTTGGGTAACGTAGCCCAGAAAATGTTGTTTTATTCGTaagtaacacaaaattaaaacagATATGATACCATGTTAGTTTTGGTACCAAAAATCTACATTTTATTCATCTGTAAAGGTACAAATATataatagagaaaagtaaacaaacTAGCAATCATATCCCTTGATTCTAGGTGATTTGAGAATCAAGGGACGATTTTATTTGATCTAATTTCCTAAACTATTTAGTAGTATATCAAATCTAATTTTACAGATCTACAAAAATATCAGACTCTATCCTAGttagatattcaaaaatcaaCACATTCAATAGCCTAATCAACTCTCAGATACTATCTATGAACCCTTAGTATGACCATGACCCTGGTGCACAAGCCTTGAGACCCTACACAAGATCACAAGCTAATGACCTAAGATACTTGCAAGCTTATGCAATGAAGATGGAATCCATGAAAGCGCTTTGGGGGAGCCTTGGTATAAGCCTATGATGATGTATGTCTTAGGAGATGAGGGAGATTAAGTACCCCAAGGATGGtgtgagaaatataagataataatattattgaattgtatatctacattattacattaaGACCCTGTTTATAGACACTAAATTCGCACCATTTTCCAAGtaagacactacattccaatcctttttccAAGTAGGTTTTTGTATATTATtcttattcctactcatattctaacacttccCTCAAACACCAGCATACAAGCCATATATACCGAACTAGTTACGAATGTAATTACTACGAGGACCAGTAAGGGACTTGGTAAAAATATTTGCAAGCTAACTActcgaagagtagtcctttaACTGAAGCTGACTTAGTATATTGCAGACTGCAAATTGCATTCCAATGACTATCACAGGGAAAATCCATATACTGATTTACAATACTCCTGGGATAGGAAATGTCAGATATGGTCATTGTGGGATAATTCAACTTACCAACTAAACGCCTATATCTTCAAGAATCACTAAGTGGCTCCCCTTGTCCTAGTAGGagtttagcatttggatccatGGGAATGTCAACGGGTTTACATCTCATCAATCCTGTCTTATCGAGAACGTCTAACTCATGCTTGTTTTGCAAAATAACAATACCTAATCTGGACTGAACAAGCATAAAGTGACCCACGCAATCGACACACCGGACTAGACTCTACTTGAGCAACAAAACCAGGTGGTTGCTCCACATAAACTTCCTCCTATTCGTAATATCTAATTAATAAATAGGTCATTGTCAAAAACTATGGATAGAAAAAGACGAACATATGTTATTTTAGCCATGGGCAAAGAAGTATCACTATAATAAACCCCAAATATTTGTGTGTACCTCTTGGCAACAAGGCGAGTCTTAAGCTGGACAATGTGGACGTCCAGACCAACTTTCACTACACAAACCCAATGCCAACTAGCAGTCGATTTACCTAAAGGGAGAGGAACAAGCTTTCAAGTACCACTTGCATGTAATGCAGACATCTCGTCAATCATAGCAAGCCGCCATCAAATGGACCAAATACCTTTTCGAAATGCAATCGATTGTTTAAGAGGAGACAAAGTCTGTAGTAGATGCAGGGTCAGGTGTGGGACGGGAATCATTTAAGCCTGATGTTGTACGTGGACGATGATGATAAGTCAGGAGTGGTGGCATTGTGGATGGAGTTGTAGAAGGTATTGTAGATTTCTCAAAAGTTGGTGCAGGTAAGATTGGTGGCACTATAGATGACGAAGTAGAAGTAACGATAAGATCCTCAAAAGTCGATATAGGTAAGACGTCAAATATGAAGATCAGGTTAGTAGCAATGATATCTCTTTTGTACTCAAGTATAACAAAGAAAGACATATTTGAGAGCATAAGGGGTTAATTTATCCCCTGGATGAAGTTATGAACAATACATGTACTCCGAATAACATAAATTGATTTTACTCTGATGAATAATTCCTTGATAAGTCATAAATTGTTGAAAACAGGAGGACACATACTCTAAGGCGTTATCACTATGAAAGGTCTAAACAGAGacatcaaattgattttgagattcggCATAATGACTTTTGAAgaaactcattatattcctttgCCGATAAATACACCCATTTATTACCTGTGGTGTTAGACCGGAGCGCATGAACACTTTTAGGTGGTTAACCACGCAAAGAACATCGTATGTTCAAGCCTATTACAATAGTTACACTTAGGTGGAGAATAACATACGTCAAAAGTGTGTCAAagcctattacaataactacacctagATCGAGATCTTTCAAAATGGCCTCCTCCTTTCGATTCTTCATGGACTGTAATGTTTGATTTTTTGATCTCCTCATTAAGGCTTCAGACTTGTTATGACTAAACCAAAATCAATGATGAACGTTTGCAGAAATTATTCTGAACCGCAGGAGGAACTCAAAAATGGGCCTAACGGTTCACAGCAAAAAACTGACAAAGGAGACAATAATGGTGTTTTGTTTTTGCACAACATCCACCGAAAATTGACGCATGGTAACCTATCTAACTAAGCTTCTCaccaatgctctgataccatgtaagaaacataagagaaagaatattattgaattatgtaTCTACATTATTACACTAAGACCCTATTTATCGACATTAATTCTAATCATTTTCCAAGTAGAACACAACActacaatcctttttcaagtagaATTCTATATACTATTCTTATCTACTAATATTCTAATAGATGGAACCACCAAAAAGGACTAAAACCTGAGTTTGAGGGCTGCAGCAACTATGCAGAATACAGCTATCACCGACACCAACCGCAATCGCAAAGGAGGTACGCAAATTCCACGATAGGAGTGTTTTCAGAGGTGTGCTGATTAAGTCCTGACGCGAGACTCAACATGTTGAGTGCTTCACCTGACTTAATGTGCTTTTTAGTGTCATCATCAAGGCTCTAAGACATACTTTTCCTTGCCAATGAGTGTTTTCTAATGAGGCTACTCTAACCAATTGATATTCGCTTCTTATCATAAGGAAAGTTTCAATTTCGTTCTCCATATATTTATTcgtgcttataattattagttttggaCTAAACATATATATTAGTTTTTTCTCCATTTGCGCCTTTTTTCATTAAAGCTCACTCTTCATTTGCACTTTGAGCTTAAAGCCCCAATAGACCTTAGAGCATTTTTGCActttttgcttttgataacacTGCATGGTAGTGAAGCCAAGGGACGCAACTGTGGAGATAGTCTACCCTAAACAGAAGCAAAGGTTGCTATGGCTCCAAGACGGTGATACATACAGCCCAATTCGTTTAGTGGCCTAATTAAGGGTTATTACGTCTTTTCTATGCAATATTTGGATGGTAGGGATAGCTTATTTTGAATTTGGATGGTATTTTTTAGGATGAATCATGTTTTGGAGAGCAAGAGGCAACAAAAAGCGACGAAGGGTCGCTTAACATTAGTGAAGTGCTTGGCTTCTCAAAGTGATGtgccaaatgatacaaaaaaaaattaaaacattaaatttGCATTTATAAATAACCAAAAACTCTATCGCAATAACAGATTATGTCACTGTTTTTGCTACCAACCGATGATGTCATTGAATATACTGCTTATAGGCAAAATAATCAAGTCATTATGCAACTAATTGTACCACTAAAAACTGGAAATTATATGCAGGTAATGGATGAAGCAAAAATTGAGCAAAACAACTCCAGAAACAAAGGAGAAAACATAGACATAAAAAAACTTCGCAAAATAGAGGACGTTGGAGTTGCTGCcgaaagaaaaatacaaaacataaaaaCACCAGAAACAGCTGGAAAAGTAGTTGCTGccagaaaaagagagaaaagaaagaagggAAGGCAAGTACCAGAAAACTATGTAGCTCGGACTCCTCAAAAATATCATTACGTGTGCGTTGATCCTTCAGAAATAGTGCATATTTGGAGAATCTGACAcaggtgcggcaacatttttggagagttcgagcaacttagcTCGAAAACCCTAACTATGGACTGAGAATCATTGAGGAACCAAAGAATAAGCTGCCCATGTGTCCGATGGAGAACTATAATGCACTGAGACATATGTTCATTTTTGCTTTTCTTAAAAAAGAATGCACCGCTTCTCACGCCTCGCCACTTCTCGCCGCTGCCCATCGTTTTTTTAGGGAATGCCTGCCGTAGAGCAAAAAGGAGCCACATCTCTGCGCAGTGAGCGCCTTTCCGAGTACTGCGATGAATCGTATTCATAGCtgctttgaaatttgtaaaggGTGTTTTCAAGTTGAATCATATAACTTGAGGGTTTCCTATGAATTAGTACTTTTGTTTGCATAATTAGAGTATTCTTAATCAAGTATGTTCTAGTTATGCTACTGGGttgtgtttttttaaaattttacttgcTTGCGGCACTTTTCCTATTTTTCCGATATGATTTCTATCAAGGTTGAACTCGAAGAGATAATTTAGGGTTGTTTTGGATTGGATAGTGTATGCTCATGAACCTAGCATTAGGGAATTGCATTGTGGGTTGTGTGAGACAGGCATATAGTTGTTCATCCTACATAGACAGATTCTTATTAATTTGATTCCCATACACATAATGAAGGTTAATTTGAATACACGAGTAGGATTTGAAAGATTCATATGAGTAAACAAGAACACTAGATCAAGAACTCTTGTGAATTAAGTTATTTGAACAAATATTTGGTCCTAACAAGTTTGTCAAGGGAATAACCTTGGGATTCTTTACATtctcaaccaaaaacaaatctAGGCTTCTTAGCACCCAAGGTGTGACCTAGTGTTCAATGAAGTGGGCTGCGACCCAGGTCGCAGGTTAAAATCCCACAGAAGGAAAAAAGTCTAGGCGATTTCTTCTCTTCTATCCAAGCTTTATTGCTTTGGGGAACAGACTTACTAGTACCCATGTTGGTGAGAGGTAGGAGGTACcccgtggaattagttgaggtgcgcaCAAGCAGACCCAAACACCATGGtatcaaaaaaaataaacccTAGGTTTCTTAATTTTGTGAATTCTTTAAAAGTGTGCAAGTTTGCTTTTCTTGCTATTTATTCAgttagttcttgattttagttATCAATTTAGATTTAAATCACCTAAAATTAATGAGCTTTAATCTTCACTTAATAACTAGAAAATATTTAGTCTCtatagtttagttaattagtttcAAGTCCTTATCGGAGTGATACTCTACTCGCACTTTATTACTGAGAGACCACGTATACTTGTGTGAGCATTTGTGGACAACACTACCCGTCTAGTGTTTCAAACCATCAAGAGCTGTAAAGAGCTaggtgaagaaaaagataaagaagataagaGAGGAAATAAACTGATCGAGTTTGTATCAGACTAAACATAGAAGCTCCGTCATAGAATAATTGGCAAAAGAAGAGGCTGGAAACACAAAACTGGAATGTCCAACCGCCATAACTACATGCAGTGGTTCTCATTTCTCACACCATGCTTTGATCACAGACTACACTAATTCATCAGAACGCCATCAAAAGTCGTGAACCACTACAGAAAATTTAGCCCTTGTGGAAGGAGAAGTGTTCATTGTTAGCAGACCCTCAATCTTGCAggtaataaataaaaaggaagtggtacAATTCCAGATTCAGACAAGTAACAACCAAGGAAAAAAAGTATACCTGTTCAAGCTCCTCAGACAGTTTCTTCCTATCACTTTCATTTTTCGCCTCACGTTTCTCCAGTTCTCTACCTCGGAGCTCAAGCTCTTTCTTCTGAGATTCCAATTgcaatttcaacttttcatgaTCATTAAATATCTTCTGGAAATGATCACGTGCACTTGACTGGATTTTTCTTATCTCTGCTCAGAAAACAAATACAAGGACATGAAGCATTATAGATAACAATAGTTCCTAATAGCATATCAGACCTCTAACCTTCATTGTACGCTTGATGCAGTTTATCTTTCTCTTCAACCAATTGTTTCAAAGACTGTGCAGTCTCCTTAAATTTGTCCGCCATCTCCTTCAAGTGTAACTTCTTGACTTCAATAACATTTGTCAAATTAGAAACGAGCTTATTCGTCTTCCGAGCTTCTTCTTCCATGATATCAGATATGGTTCTAAGGTCTCCAACCTTGCGGAGATTTTCACCCACGATGTTGATAGCTTTATAGTCATCAGCACGAGCAATCCAAGCATACAGATCAGAGTTTTTACCAAGGTTGGCTTTCCAGTCCTTCTTGCCATGATGGTCAGCCTCGTAAGCCTTCTCATATGACATTGCATTACCAAATCCAGACCAGTCTTTGTTGAATTCAACAAGAGCAGTACCAGAATGGCCTTGGTAATTCCACAATGGACGTACCCGTGTAGGGTTGAAACCTCTCTTCGTCAACTGATCCCTCAACTTAGAACCACTTTCTCCCACATAGCGTCCATCCTTAAATTCAGTGGGAATGTTCACAACAACCCCAATCCAAGGCCAGACAAACATCTCATCACGATCATGATCCGCAAGAGGGTCAGCTTGAGGATCCGGCTCGGCATCAGGTTTAGATGAATCATCAGCAAATGCAACATCAGTTTCCAAGTACTTTGCCAATGCAAGATGATTCGCCTTGTCTCTCGCAGTTCTCTTATTAGAGCTACAGCTTCCCACCCCACTTGCATGCTGCACAAGTTCCTTGTACAAAAAGTCACGCTTTCTTTTCTTTGGACAATACGGGCAAGTGTATGCCACATCTGATATCTTAAGAGAGTGATTTCCGCTCTTCAAATCTTcataagatttttcttcatattcttcAATCTCTGATTCACTTATTTCAGTGTCTTCCCCGGaactatgatccatagaactctcCTACTTGCAAGATTTAAACGTACAAGAATGACACCtgtataaccaaaaaaaaaaaaaaagataacctCGTCAACTGTAGGTGAAAGCGAGCATCATTTAAAGTACAACCAGCTCAAGGGCATTTGAATCACAAATTAGTTCAGCTTACTTAACCCTTCAAACTCAGACGGAGAGAGACATGAATAATAGTTGACAAATGAAGTATGCAGAAGAAAAATTCTATGGGGAAATTTCCCACATGATGTGTTTGCTATCAAAAGGCTTTGATACTCCgaagaacaacaacatacccagtgtaatccaaCAAGTAGGGCCTGGGGAGAGTAGGATGTACGCAGACCGTACACTACCTTTGTGGGGTAGACAGACGCTGAACCAGGTTTTGATATTCCCattaaaagaaaatgaatgtTTCTTAAATTTTGATACACTTTGTTACATTTACAGCAATTTATGGAAGAATGAACCAATCAAAAAGTTATACGAAGAACCCATGACATCCAATAAGCACCAATTGATtggtgaaaaaaaaaatgtaaaactcatCCTGGTAAGAATAACCTTACATGAAAATGTTCATTCCTTACCCTCTTCTCCAGAAACATAATTACAGTCATATGTGCTAAATGCAAGTAAGAAATACGGTTGTTTTACCTTACAAATACAAAGATCTGGAACTCAACAGTAATATCTGCAGTTTTTGATAGCAGAGAAATATTTTGCAAGAGATTACAGATGTTATACATGCACAATAAAAAGAACTAGGTTTTCTTTGAAGGTTCTCCTCAATATACCCATACAGAGACCTAGAAATCAATAGCAATTAGCAGTTTTTGACAGCATTGCAATACTAGGCAACAGTAATTAGATAGGGTACTTTGTGCTTCCTGGTTTACTTTTTTCGCCACATCATTCTTTGTTCAAGAGCAGAAGCTTGCAAGTTGAAGGAGAATAATCAGCACGATAATGCACGGAGGTCAACGCAATAATTACACCCCTGACCGGACTCAAAAAAGAAATGCTTATCCGGAAATAGCTTGAATACATGTCAAATTTACCTTAGAATTCATAAAGGAAGAAATTTTGATAACAACCTTGCAAGTACCAACCATATGGAAGCTacattttactaaaaaaaatttaaaaaaatacagaGCTGCGTGAATTGTCTATTTCCTAgggtttcttcatatttttgagCAGCCGAAAGACTAATTAACTAAAAGAAACAGCCTTAAACAGTAGCCAAATGTATACAGAGACATGCATCCAAGGAAGACATAGCAGAGtcaaaaattacaaattaaaaccTTGTTAAACAACAGAAATCGAGCAAAGAGGAAAAGAATTGTTATCTGTCTCAGATCTACTTGCCCGGATTTTCCAAACCAAGCGTCAAGCAGCAAAAGAGAAGGTATTAGGCAGCAGTTTCTCTTGAAGGAGTGAATAGGGTCTTTTCGTAGGTAGTGAGTGAGGAGGCAAGTAAAATTGGGTTTTGATGAGGAGAGACAAAGGATGTGTTTGGTACTATGGCAAATGATTTCTCCaaaatgtttttctattttttcttgtttggcTGTAATAAAATGTTTTTCAAACATTTTTCATAATAACTTATTTCCCTCATGAGttaaggaaatttattttctagaaaatgataAATGTAACTTATGATCCCACCTTATCCCTCTTTCCACCCCAATAACACTCATATTCATATgactcaaaaatttacatttctcaaaaatttatattattcgaaaatatttttcactgtgctttacttcaatttttcagtgcttgaaataaaaaatagtaaaacctgaattttttctatttccaatATTCattgaatatattgttattttcatatacataaaggaagacttacctatattacttttgctaattgcatatttcattttgtcatcgatgtaacttgtttcacgaggttgaataagcttatcgttccgttatatttctattgattgtagtatcttgagattgtcctgacaaaatattgaaaagtgtctcatatatttgctaattaatagttgcttaaatttagtgattgtaatattttagtattcgatattgatattatttgttatgcttaaattagttcttacaaattgttgagttgctagaggtaCTGATATACTaattaacagttagtagtattttctaaaaaaatattttttcactcatcaatcaaacattagaaaatatttttctaaaaaatagtctctactcaccaaccaaacaccataaaatattttttgaaaaatattttccagtcaccaaccaaacatgagaaagtaagtagaaaaccaacttatttttcaggaaaacattttccaagataacattttccatggaaaatattttctatcataccaaacacacccaaagAGGAAAACAACCTAAAGGTTAATATAGTACTATAAAAATTATCCAATTCGATGCGAATCAATTATTAAAGCGCGTGGTCAGCCACTCTGGGTTGTGGGAGCGCAGCTGCTTGTCTCACTATTTATTcgaagtaaaaaattaatttcttccAAGGTTTTCGAGCACATCGTAAATGCGCTTTCCTGTTTTGACAGCTGGACGTCACCTACGTGTGTACTTGTGTGTGAGACTTTCTAAGCCCTTATTTTTCCCCCCAAAATAGCTATACATTATGACTAAATGAAAACCACACATGTAACACTATTGGATATGACCAGAGCTAGCACTAACTATGAGGATCTTTTTAAGCTTCACAGTAGGACATGAAGGGAGCTTAAATGGATCTTATTGAACACAAAAGAAAGGGCTTCCACATACAGATGTAGCTTAAGGCATGGGGAAGCAACGGATTGAAGAAGAGGGCAACCTACTGCCCACTTTAGGGAGCAAGACTCCCAATTTGGTGAGCCAAGTTACACTTTGGCGATCACCAAGACGACCTCAAGCCACTTGGAGGATCAAGAGCCAAGTTTGGTGATCACGTGGACCTTTACAATCAAGGAGTCATTTGGGCAATCAAGAATGGCCCTTTGGGCTATcttttaaataaccatttttaggCTATGTTTGTTAAAACAATAATTATAATACTTGTCATAGTGTTTTCATTCCTTAGATTATGTTGAATTGAGAATTGTCTTGAAAGATTTGATAGTTAATAATTTAGTTTGTAGTTTTCGTTGGACTCCAGTTATCTTAGAGTAGTGGTTGATTCCCAATTAACTAACTAAATCTATTAAAGATGGATTCctaatagtttaggtgtgtaattaGGGTTGGAGTCTCTTAATTGTTTGTTAACTTCTTTGCTTGATTAATCCTAAAGTCATTTATTTATGGATTCATTGATTAAGTTCAAATGGGAGGTGATGGTATAGAGTCCCTTGTAGCCAATAAACTTGATCGATTAGTGATAATGCTAAtatcttttcttatttaatttagtgttcgattttgatTACCTTTATCACCAATTAAGATCTTATCATTTGGTACCAGAGCTTTGATGTTCCGGTATATTACGGAACAGttagcatcattttcttaggGAAATTGTATGCTTTCAGGCAACCAAAGTGTTACTTAATAAAGTTTTAGTGTTTTCagtgaaaggagataaccacAGAAGAAAGCTGGAAAAAGTAGTCGACAAATGAGTTTGACGATCAAAATGGTGGACCGCCAGTCTTTCGACGGaccaccaggtc
The Capsicum annuum cultivar UCD-10X-F1 chromosome 6, UCD10Xv1.1, whole genome shotgun sequence DNA segment above includes these coding regions:
- the LOC107873237 gene encoding protein INVOLVED IN DE NOVO 2 isoform X1; the encoded protein is MDHSSGEDTEISESEIEEYEEKSYEDLKSGNHSLKISDVAYTCPYCPKKRKRDFLYKELVQHASGVGSCSSNKRTARDKANHLALAKYLETDVAFADDSSKPDAEPDPQADPLADHDRDEMFVWPWIGVVVNIPTEFKDGRYVGESGSKLRDQLTKRGFNPTRVRPLWNYQGHSGTALVEFNKDWSGFGNAMSYEKAYEADHHGKKDWKANLGKNSDLYAWIARADDYKAINIVGENLRKVGDLRTISDIMEEEARKTNKLVSNLTNVIEVKKLHLKEMADKFKETAQSLKQLVEEKDKLHQAYNEEIRKIQSSARDHFQKIFNDHEKLKLQLESQKKELELRGRELEKREAKNESDRKKLSEELEQNATLNTSLSAAAEEQRKVDEKVLKLAEEQKRQKEDLHKRIIQLEKQLDAKQAVELEIEQLRGSLNVMKHIEDEGDQEVLKKVDTLLKSLREKEEEYDGLEALNQTLIVKERNSNDELQEARKELVNGLKELPRVGPIGVKRMGELDNRPFHEAMKRNYNESEADERATELCSLWEEYLRDPGWHPIKVIIVNGKPENVIDVEDEKLKDLKKNYGEEVYKAVTAALTEINDHNPSGRYIISELWNYAVNKKATLEEGVTVLLNLWKKKRSGLMLPCALP
- the LOC107873237 gene encoding protein INVOLVED IN DE NOVO 2 isoform X2: MDHSSGEDTEISESEIEEYEEKSYEDLKSGNHSLKISDVAYTCPYCPKKRKRDFLYKELVQHASGVGSCSSNKRTARDKANHLALAKYLETDVAFADDSSKPDAEPDPQADPLADHDRDEMFVWPWIGVVVNIPTEFKDGRYVGESGSKLRDQLTKRGFNPTRVRPLWNYQGHSGTALVEFNKDWSGFGNAMSYEKAYEADHHGKKDWKANLGKNSDLYAWIARADDYKAINIVGENLRKVGDLRTISDIMEEEARKTNKLVSNLTNVIEVKKLHLKEMADKFKETAQSLKQLVEEKDKLHQAYNEEIRKIQSSARDHFQKIFNDHEKLKLQLESQKKELELRGRELEKREAKNESDRKKLSEELEQNATLNTSLSAAAEEQRKVDEKVLKLAEEQKRQKEDLHKRIIQLEKQLDAKQAVELEIEQLRGSLNVMKHIEDEGDQEVLKKVDTLLKSLREKEEEYDGLEALNQTLIVKERNSNDELQEARKELVNGLKELPRVGPIGVKRMGELDNRPFHEAMKRNYNESEADERATELCSLWEEYLRDPGWHPIKVIIVNGKPEVPTVGCRWVYTVKVGPDERDRC